AACTTGAAATAGCAAAAGATGTGGCAGATCAACTAGGAACAGCGATCGCCCACGCAATTTTATACAAAGAACTAGAAAACGCGCGTCAACAAGCCGAACAAGCCACTCGCCGCATCAGAGAATTTCTCGCCAATGTCACCCATGAACTGAGAACACCACTTAACGGTATTATCGGATTTTTGAAGTTGATTTTGGAAGGCATGGCTGATGATCCAGAAGAACAAAGACAATTTCTAGAAGAAGCTCATAAATCATCACTGTATCTGCTTGATATTATCAATGACATCTTAGACATTGCCAGAATTGAAGCAGACAGAATGGAACTGGAATTGCAATCAGTCAAATTAGATGAGTTATTCAGTGATGTAGAAGGTTTTATGCGACCTCAAGCAGAGGGGAGAAATCTCAGCGTTCAAATTAATATGCCTCCTACCTCTGATGAAGTTATCGTCTACGGTGATTACCAACGTCTCAAGCAAGTGATGCTAAATCTGGTTAGTAATGCGATCAAATTCACTCATGAAGGCGGTATCACTGTTACAACCGATGTCGTTCGCAAAAAAGTCACATTTCAAGACCAACAATTTCCTGGTATGGTGAGAGTGCGGGTGGCAGACACTGGTATTGGTGTCTCTCTTGACAAACAGGAGAAACTGTTTCAATTATTTAGTCAGGTAGATAGTTCTCGTACTCGCCAGTACGGTGGTACAGGTTTGGGGCTAGCAATATCCCAAAAGCTCGTAGAGGCGATGGGAGGTCAGGTTAATTTTTATAGTTTGGGCGAAGGGTTAGGATCAACAGTAACATTCACTGTTCCGCTTTATCAACAACCAGTTATGGTTTTGTCCCCAGATAGTGATTCCCAAGAGTTGTAGGAAACGCTTAACAGTGAACAGTGAACAGTGATAACTGGTAACTGATGAGTGATAACTGATTTTACTGTGCTCAGTGAATTAAACTGGAGGAGTAGGTGAAGTCAAAATGGTTTTATGACACATCCAACAACAGCCCGTCAGATATTCCAAACCGCTTACGAAAGTCGTTACACTTGGGATGAAAACTTTCCTGGCTACAGTGCAGATGTGCAACTCGTTCAACCAGATGAAGTTCACACAGGTAAGATTCGGATCAACCGGGATTTAAGCGTAGAAGTTACGGGTGTTGCAGATGAGCAAGTACAAGAAGGGATTTCTACCCAATTGCGAGATACAGTCACCCATCGTAAACGTACAAGTTTTGAGCAGTCTCATGGAAAGCACGAGTTTTGCCTGGGTGAACAAGACTCCGATGGTGCAATAGAAATTTTGGTAAATGGCGACTGTATGGGTTCAAATTATAAAGTCCGGGGCAATGAGATTTGTCAGGTTAGTCGCATCCTGGGTCGTATGGCTTTTATTATTAATACTCACGAAAATTTCGATACAGGTTCTGGTTACCTTGGAACTCGCTATGATGCGGTTTTTCGTAACTTGAAAACAAATGAAATCACCAGCATTCTCAAATTTGAAGATTCTTATGAGAAGATAGACGATTACTATGTGATGACTAAGCAGGTTGTGCAAGAGGATAAAGATGGCGCTAGCACAACAACTGAGTTTGCTTATTTCAATATTAAGCTACTAGAAGCAGCGATTGTTTAGCTAGCTCATACCCGAAAAGCTTTAACAGTTATCAGTTATCAGTTACCAGTTATCAGGGGGGTCAAGAAATCGCTTCCTCTGTTCACTGTTCACTGAATAAAAAATGCCCCAGAGAATTCTCTAGGGCTTAACCAGGGTGCATCTACCAATACACTCTACTAGAAGGAGGGGTTCTATCCGGAAAGATACTGAGGAAATGCCAAAAATTTTTTTGGATGAGTTGCTGTATGTTGCGATATGCACGAATCTACTAACGAAGTGAATGACAAAAAGTAATTATATATCTCTAGAATCTGGTGTGTACATCGTCGGTGCAGGTCCTGGAGACCCAGAGTTATTGACTCTTAAGGCGCAAAAACTCCTAAAACTTGCCGATGTTGTTTTATTTGCTGATTCTTTAGTACCTCAAGAGATTTTAGAGCTTTGCCGCGAGGATGCAGAAATTATTCCCTCTGTGAACAAGACTTTGGAAGAAATTTTGCCAATTATGATCGAACGAGTGCGATCGCACAAATCTGTCGTCCGTCTCCATTCTGGCGATCCGAGTCTCTACAGCGCCATCCACGAACAAATGTATCTTTTGGCAGAAGCGGAAATTCCTTTTGAAGTGATACCAGGTATTAGTGCTTTTCAAGCAGCAGCTGCGAAACTCAAAGTAGAACTCACTGTTCCCGGTTTAGTCCAAACAATCATCCTCACGCGCATCAGCGGACGTACAAAAGTTCCCGAAACAGAAGAATTAACCACTCTCGCAGCCCATCAAGCTAGTTTATGTTTATATCTGAGTGCACGTCACGTTGAAGCAGCTCAAGCTAAACTACTCCAACACTACTCACCTGAAACACAAGTAGCTATTTGCTATCGCTTAGGATGGTCTGATGAAAAAATAGTGGTTGTTCCTCTCCATAAAATGGCAGAGTGTACTCACACAGAAAAGCTAATTCGCACCACACTTTACGTAATCAGCCCTGCACTTTCCCAAGCATCAGCACGCTCTCGTTTATATCATCCCGAACATAGTCACTTGTTTCGCTCATATCACAGTTGAAGACTCTGCTATTCGGTAAACTGAACAATGGGAAACTAACAAGAAAATGCCATGCCTTTAATTAAAGTCCAAACTTCTGTATCTGCTCCTCTTGGAGAAGAAGTTGAAGCATTGCTCAAAAGCCTATCAGCTAAGTTAGCTAAGCATACCGGAAAACCAGAAAGCTACATTATGACAGCTTTTGAAGCAGCAGTTCCCATGACATTTGCTGGCACGACTGAGCCAGTATGCTACATCGAGGTTAAAAGTGTCGGTACAATGAAGCCAGACCAAACCGAAGTGATGAGCCAAGACTTTTGCCAGGAGATTAACAAGGCGCTAAAAGTGCCTCAAAATCGTATATATATAGAGTTCGCTGACGCCAAGGGTGCGATGTGGGGCTGGAATGGCACAACTTTTGGTTAGTTTTTTTGTACAAATGCCTTAGAGTTGTATTGAATCAGTGCCAGTGTCTACTTACAATGTCATCTATCAAATAGTGCGTCAGATTCCCAAGGGAAGAGTCGCAACCTATGGACAGGTGGCGGATTTAGCAAATCTATATGGTAAAGCGCGTCTGGTAGGTTATGCTCTCTACCGTCTAGATATAAGCTTATCCGATGTCCCGTGGCATCGAGTTATTAATGCTAAAGGCGAGATATCTCAATCTCCTTCGCGATATGGAGGAGATAATTTGCAGCGATCGCTCCTGGAGCAAGAAGGGATAAAATTTAACACAGAAGGAAAAATGAACTTGCGAGAGTATCTGTGGCAACCCTCCTTAAATGTAGATGACTGACCAGAAGTGATAAACTCAAACAACAAGAGTAGCAATCGCCTACCATAGAGATTCAAAGCCAATTCCTAACTACCATGTCTGTTAAATCTGTCCCTGTACTCCCCTCCCCGAAAACTAGTGTTGTTCAACAACCAAACCTCTCTATTCCACCGCTTCTAGGAGCAAGTTTAGAGGAGTTAACGGGTTGGGTACAGCAACAGGGACAACCGGCTTATAGAGGAAAGCAACTGCACGAGTGGATTTATCAAAAGGGAGTG
This portion of the Brasilonema sennae CENA114 genome encodes:
- a CDS encoding MGMT family protein; the encoded protein is MSTYNVIYQIVRQIPKGRVATYGQVADLANLYGKARLVGYALYRLDISLSDVPWHRVINAKGEISQSPSRYGGDNLQRSLLEQEGIKFNTEGKMNLREYLWQPSLNVDD
- the cobM gene encoding precorrin-4 C(11)-methyltransferase; amino-acid sequence: MTKSNYISLESGVYIVGAGPGDPELLTLKAQKLLKLADVVLFADSLVPQEILELCREDAEIIPSVNKTLEEILPIMIERVRSHKSVVRLHSGDPSLYSAIHEQMYLLAEAEIPFEVIPGISAFQAAAAKLKVELTVPGLVQTIILTRISGRTKVPETEELTTLAAHQASLCLYLSARHVEAAQAKLLQHYSPETQVAICYRLGWSDEKIVVVPLHKMAECTHTEKLIRTTLYVISPALSQASARSRLYHPEHSHLFRSYHS
- a CDS encoding DUF3386 domain-containing protein, which codes for MTHPTTARQIFQTAYESRYTWDENFPGYSADVQLVQPDEVHTGKIRINRDLSVEVTGVADEQVQEGISTQLRDTVTHRKRTSFEQSHGKHEFCLGEQDSDGAIEILVNGDCMGSNYKVRGNEICQVSRILGRMAFIINTHENFDTGSGYLGTRYDAVFRNLKTNEITSILKFEDSYEKIDDYYVMTKQVVQEDKDGASTTTEFAYFNIKLLEAAIV
- a CDS encoding phenylpyruvate tautomerase MIF-related protein encodes the protein MPLIKVQTSVSAPLGEEVEALLKSLSAKLAKHTGKPESYIMTAFEAAVPMTFAGTTEPVCYIEVKSVGTMKPDQTEVMSQDFCQEINKALKVPQNRIYIEFADAKGAMWGWNGTTFG